Proteins from a genomic interval of Lycium ferocissimum isolate CSIRO_LF1 chromosome 2, AGI_CSIRO_Lferr_CH_V1, whole genome shotgun sequence:
- the LOC132036827 gene encoding uncharacterized protein LOC132036827 isoform X2, whose product MQVAISKHKHSKSFPYTRGFKDRVDHSVEASNQLMLDRGDTNDCSESKKKQSPKEVQSSLRQEITQLERRLQHQVTVRCSLEQALGCKSFITQTSMSKPTTEVIREIAVLELEVVRLEQYLLSLYRKAFDQQISSLSPPTRDDKLKSLTNTKIRRCLEFSKSDTIGRRENSCAQPDSKLLSNPCKETTSTTEDKVRECGVHRSRSSVTQHSVPSKREEIPGKALRACQSQPSSMMEYAQNSSSNLISLAEHLGTCISDHVPETPNKLSEDMVRCMCAIYSKLADPSLANPCLSSPTSSLSSMSAFSPKDIWNPGIRKDSSFDVRLDNPFHVEGLKEFSGPYSTMLEVQCIYKDSHGLGDIEPLLQNFRSIVSRLEVIDPRKLSHAEKLAFWINIHNALVMHAFLSYGIPQKNVKRVFLLLKAAYNVGGHVVSANVIQSSILGCRMPRPGQWLRLLLSSRGKFKAGDERQAYSIEHPEPLLHFGLCSGNHSDPAVRVYTPKRVFQELEAAKEEYIRATFGVKKDQKVLLPKVVESFAKESGLCPAGVMEMIQQSLPESLRKSIKKIQQGNSHKNIEWVPHNFAFRYLIMKELLK is encoded by the exons ATGCAAGTAGCCATTTCTAAACACAAGCATTCTAAGAG CTTCCCGTATACACGAGGATTTAAAGACCGTGTGGATCATTCAGTAGAGGCCTCTAATCAATTGATGTTG gATAGGGGTGATACAAATGACTGTAGTGAGAGCAAGAAGAAGCAGTCACCTAAGGAAGTCCAAAGTTCTTTGAGGCAAGAG ATAACACAGCTCGAGAGAAGATTACAGCACCAAGTTACAGTTCGATGTTCTCTAGAGCAAGCATTGGGATGTAAATCTTTCATCACTCAGACCTCAATGTCTAAG CCAACCACAGAAGTGATTAGAGAAATTGCAGTACTAGAGTTGGAAGTAGTGCGTCTGGAACAGTATCTTCTCTCGTTATATCGTAAAGCATTTGATCAACAGATCTCATCCTTGTCTCCTCCCACTAGAGATGATAAACTAAAATCTCTTACGAATACCAAAATAAGAAGGTgccttgaattttctaaatctGATACTATAGGGAGAAGGGAAAATTCCTGTGCTCAACCTGATAGCAAGTTGCTATCAAATCCGTGTAAAGAAACAACTAGCACAACAGAAGACAAAGTTAGAGAATGTGGGGTCCATCGAAGTCGTTCCTCAGTAACTCAGCATTCAGTTCCGTCAAAGAGAGAGGAAATACCAGGCAAAGCTTTGCGTGCTTGTCAATCTCAACCTTCATCTATGATGGAG TATGCGCAGAATTCTTCATCAAATTTAATCAGTTTGGCGGAGCATCTTGGCACTTGTATTTCTGATCATGTTCCAGAGACACCAAATAAGCTGTCTGAGGACATGGTAAGGTGCATGTGCGCCATATATAGCAAACTTGCTGATCCTTCACTTGCAAATCCATGTCTCTCATCGCCAACCTCATCCTTGTCATCGATGAGTGCCTTTTCTCCGAAAGACATATGGAACCCAGGAATTAGGAAAGATTCATCTTTTGATGTTCGGTTGGACAATCCTTTTCATGTGGAAGGGTTGAAGGAGTTCAGTGGACCTTACAGCACAATGCTTGAAGTACAATGTATATATAAAGATAGTCACGGACTAGGTGATATTGAACCTTTGTTGCAAAATTTCAG GTCAATTGTTTCTCGCCTAGAAGTAATAGATCCGCGAAAGTTGAGTCATGCAGAAAAACTAGCATTCTGGATTAACATACACAACGCATTGGTGATGCAT GCTTTTTTATCTTACGGGATTCCACAAAAGAATGTGAAGAGAGTTTTTCTACTCTTGAAG GCTGCCTACAATGTCGGGGGTCATGTAGTCAGCGCGAATGTGATACAGAGCTCTATCTTGGGATGTCGGATGCCTAGACCAGGACAG TGGCTTCGCTTATTACTTTCTTCTAGAGGAAAATTTAAGGCAGGCGATGAAAGACAAGCCTATTCTATTGAACATCCAGAACCCCTTCTGCACTTTGGACTCTGCTCAGGCAATCATTCAGATCCTGCG GTACGAGTCTATACACCCAAGAGAGTGTTTCAGGAGCTGGAAGCAGCAAAAGAAGAATATATTAGAGCAACTTTTGGTGTGAAGAAGGATCAGAAAGTTCTTTTGCCAAAAGTTGTCGAGTCCTTTGCTAAAGAATCTGGTCTATGTCCTGCTGGTGTGATGGAGATGATCCAGCAATCTTTACCTGAATCTCTTAGGAAAAGCATAAAGAAGATTCAGCAGGGAAATTCTCACAAGAACATTGAATGGGTTCCTCATAATTTTGCTTTTCGGTACCTAATCATGAAGGAGCTGTTGAAGTGA
- the LOC132036827 gene encoding uncharacterized protein LOC132036827 isoform X4, with amino-acid sequence MSKPTTEVIREIAVLELEVVRLEQYLLSLYRKAFDQQISSLSPPTRDDKLKSLTNTKIRRCLEFSKSDTIGRRENSCAQPDSKLLSNPCKETTSTTEDKVRECGVHRSRSSVTQHSVPSKREEIPGKALRACQSQPSSMMENNEKWRIESFTFIGSLQYAQNSSSNLISLAEHLGTCISDHVPETPNKLSEDMVRCMCAIYSKLADPSLANPCLSSPTSSLSSMSAFSPKDIWNPGIRKDSSFDVRLDNPFHVEGLKEFSGPYSTMLEVQCIYKDSHGLGDIEPLLQNFRSIVSRLEVIDPRKLSHAEKLAFWINIHNALVMHAFLSYGIPQKNVKRVFLLLKAAYNVGGHVVSANVIQSSILGCRMPRPGQWLRLLLSSRGKFKAGDERQAYSIEHPEPLLHFGLCSGNHSDPAVRVYTPKRVFQELEAAKEEYIRATFGVKKDQKVLLPKVVESFAKESGLCPAGVMEMIQQSLPESLRKSIKKIQQGNSHKNIEWVPHNFAFRYLIMKELLK; translated from the exons ATGTCTAAG CCAACCACAGAAGTGATTAGAGAAATTGCAGTACTAGAGTTGGAAGTAGTGCGTCTGGAACAGTATCTTCTCTCGTTATATCGTAAAGCATTTGATCAACAGATCTCATCCTTGTCTCCTCCCACTAGAGATGATAAACTAAAATCTCTTACGAATACCAAAATAAGAAGGTgccttgaattttctaaatctGATACTATAGGGAGAAGGGAAAATTCCTGTGCTCAACCTGATAGCAAGTTGCTATCAAATCCGTGTAAAGAAACAACTAGCACAACAGAAGACAAAGTTAGAGAATGTGGGGTCCATCGAAGTCGTTCCTCAGTAACTCAGCATTCAGTTCCGTCAAAGAGAGAGGAAATACCAGGCAAAGCTTTGCGTGCTTGTCAATCTCAACCTTCATCTATGATGGAG AACAATGAGAAGTGGAGAATTGAGAGTTTTACTTTTATTGGTTCTTTGCAGTATGCGCAGAATTCTTCATCAAATTTAATCAGTTTGGCGGAGCATCTTGGCACTTGTATTTCTGATCATGTTCCAGAGACACCAAATAAGCTGTCTGAGGACATGGTAAGGTGCATGTGCGCCATATATAGCAAACTTGCTGATCCTTCACTTGCAAATCCATGTCTCTCATCGCCAACCTCATCCTTGTCATCGATGAGTGCCTTTTCTCCGAAAGACATATGGAACCCAGGAATTAGGAAAGATTCATCTTTTGATGTTCGGTTGGACAATCCTTTTCATGTGGAAGGGTTGAAGGAGTTCAGTGGACCTTACAGCACAATGCTTGAAGTACAATGTATATATAAAGATAGTCACGGACTAGGTGATATTGAACCTTTGTTGCAAAATTTCAG GTCAATTGTTTCTCGCCTAGAAGTAATAGATCCGCGAAAGTTGAGTCATGCAGAAAAACTAGCATTCTGGATTAACATACACAACGCATTGGTGATGCAT GCTTTTTTATCTTACGGGATTCCACAAAAGAATGTGAAGAGAGTTTTTCTACTCTTGAAG GCTGCCTACAATGTCGGGGGTCATGTAGTCAGCGCGAATGTGATACAGAGCTCTATCTTGGGATGTCGGATGCCTAGACCAGGACAG TGGCTTCGCTTATTACTTTCTTCTAGAGGAAAATTTAAGGCAGGCGATGAAAGACAAGCCTATTCTATTGAACATCCAGAACCCCTTCTGCACTTTGGACTCTGCTCAGGCAATCATTCAGATCCTGCG GTACGAGTCTATACACCCAAGAGAGTGTTTCAGGAGCTGGAAGCAGCAAAAGAAGAATATATTAGAGCAACTTTTGGTGTGAAGAAGGATCAGAAAGTTCTTTTGCCAAAAGTTGTCGAGTCCTTTGCTAAAGAATCTGGTCTATGTCCTGCTGGTGTGATGGAGATGATCCAGCAATCTTTACCTGAATCTCTTAGGAAAAGCATAAAGAAGATTCAGCAGGGAAATTCTCACAAGAACATTGAATGGGTTCCTCATAATTTTGCTTTTCGGTACCTAATCATGAAGGAGCTGTTGAAGTGA
- the LOC132036827 gene encoding uncharacterized protein LOC132036827 isoform X3: MLDRGDTNDCSESKKKQSPKEVQSSLRQEITQLERRLQHQVTVRCSLEQALGCKSFITQTSMSKPTTEVIREIAVLELEVVRLEQYLLSLYRKAFDQQISSLSPPTRDDKLKSLTNTKIRRCLEFSKSDTIGRRENSCAQPDSKLLSNPCKETTSTTEDKVRECGVHRSRSSVTQHSVPSKREEIPGKALRACQSQPSSMMENNEKWRIESFTFIGSLQYAQNSSSNLISLAEHLGTCISDHVPETPNKLSEDMVRCMCAIYSKLADPSLANPCLSSPTSSLSSMSAFSPKDIWNPGIRKDSSFDVRLDNPFHVEGLKEFSGPYSTMLEVQCIYKDSHGLGDIEPLLQNFRSIVSRLEVIDPRKLSHAEKLAFWINIHNALVMHAFLSYGIPQKNVKRVFLLLKAAYNVGGHVVSANVIQSSILGCRMPRPGQWLRLLLSSRGKFKAGDERQAYSIEHPEPLLHFGLCSGNHSDPAVRVYTPKRVFQELEAAKEEYIRATFGVKKDQKVLLPKVVESFAKESGLCPAGVMEMIQQSLPESLRKSIKKIQQGNSHKNIEWVPHNFAFRYLIMKELLK, from the exons ATGTTG gATAGGGGTGATACAAATGACTGTAGTGAGAGCAAGAAGAAGCAGTCACCTAAGGAAGTCCAAAGTTCTTTGAGGCAAGAG ATAACACAGCTCGAGAGAAGATTACAGCACCAAGTTACAGTTCGATGTTCTCTAGAGCAAGCATTGGGATGTAAATCTTTCATCACTCAGACCTCAATGTCTAAG CCAACCACAGAAGTGATTAGAGAAATTGCAGTACTAGAGTTGGAAGTAGTGCGTCTGGAACAGTATCTTCTCTCGTTATATCGTAAAGCATTTGATCAACAGATCTCATCCTTGTCTCCTCCCACTAGAGATGATAAACTAAAATCTCTTACGAATACCAAAATAAGAAGGTgccttgaattttctaaatctGATACTATAGGGAGAAGGGAAAATTCCTGTGCTCAACCTGATAGCAAGTTGCTATCAAATCCGTGTAAAGAAACAACTAGCACAACAGAAGACAAAGTTAGAGAATGTGGGGTCCATCGAAGTCGTTCCTCAGTAACTCAGCATTCAGTTCCGTCAAAGAGAGAGGAAATACCAGGCAAAGCTTTGCGTGCTTGTCAATCTCAACCTTCATCTATGATGGAG AACAATGAGAAGTGGAGAATTGAGAGTTTTACTTTTATTGGTTCTTTGCAGTATGCGCAGAATTCTTCATCAAATTTAATCAGTTTGGCGGAGCATCTTGGCACTTGTATTTCTGATCATGTTCCAGAGACACCAAATAAGCTGTCTGAGGACATGGTAAGGTGCATGTGCGCCATATATAGCAAACTTGCTGATCCTTCACTTGCAAATCCATGTCTCTCATCGCCAACCTCATCCTTGTCATCGATGAGTGCCTTTTCTCCGAAAGACATATGGAACCCAGGAATTAGGAAAGATTCATCTTTTGATGTTCGGTTGGACAATCCTTTTCATGTGGAAGGGTTGAAGGAGTTCAGTGGACCTTACAGCACAATGCTTGAAGTACAATGTATATATAAAGATAGTCACGGACTAGGTGATATTGAACCTTTGTTGCAAAATTTCAG GTCAATTGTTTCTCGCCTAGAAGTAATAGATCCGCGAAAGTTGAGTCATGCAGAAAAACTAGCATTCTGGATTAACATACACAACGCATTGGTGATGCAT GCTTTTTTATCTTACGGGATTCCACAAAAGAATGTGAAGAGAGTTTTTCTACTCTTGAAG GCTGCCTACAATGTCGGGGGTCATGTAGTCAGCGCGAATGTGATACAGAGCTCTATCTTGGGATGTCGGATGCCTAGACCAGGACAG TGGCTTCGCTTATTACTTTCTTCTAGAGGAAAATTTAAGGCAGGCGATGAAAGACAAGCCTATTCTATTGAACATCCAGAACCCCTTCTGCACTTTGGACTCTGCTCAGGCAATCATTCAGATCCTGCG GTACGAGTCTATACACCCAAGAGAGTGTTTCAGGAGCTGGAAGCAGCAAAAGAAGAATATATTAGAGCAACTTTTGGTGTGAAGAAGGATCAGAAAGTTCTTTTGCCAAAAGTTGTCGAGTCCTTTGCTAAAGAATCTGGTCTATGTCCTGCTGGTGTGATGGAGATGATCCAGCAATCTTTACCTGAATCTCTTAGGAAAAGCATAAAGAAGATTCAGCAGGGAAATTCTCACAAGAACATTGAATGGGTTCCTCATAATTTTGCTTTTCGGTACCTAATCATGAAGGAGCTGTTGAAGTGA
- the LOC132048034 gene encoding STS14 protein, translating into MANFFFLVLLPALISLTHISAQKIAPAAQEFLDAHNKARAEVGVGPLTWSPMLAKETSLLVRYQRDKQNCNFANLTSGKYGGNQLWASGMNVTPRMAVDNWVAEKKFYNYANNSCVGSDKCGVYTQVVWKKSMELGCGQATCSKETATLTICFYNPPGNVIGEKPY; encoded by the coding sequence ATGGCCAACTTTTTCTTCCTTGTATTACTCCCTGCTTTAATATCCTTAACTCACATCTCAGCACAGAAAATTGCACCTGCAGCTCAAGAATTCTTGGATGCACATAACAAGGCAAGAGCTGAAGTGGGTGTTGGTCCACTCACATGGAGTCCAATGTTAGCTAAAGAAACTAGTCTTCTTGTTCGTTATCAAAGGGACAAACAAAATTGCAACTTTGCAAATTTAACCAGTGGGAAATATGGTGGTAATCAATTATGGGCTAGTGGTATGAACGTGACACCACGTATGGCTGTTGATAATTGGGTTGCTGAGAAGAAGTTTTATAACTATGCTAATAATTCATGTGTAGGGAGTGATAAGTGTGGTGTTTACACGCAGGTTGTTTGGAAGAAATCGATGGAATTGGGTTGTGGTCAAGCTACTTGTTCTAAAGAAACTGCTACTCTTACTATATGTTTCTATAATCCTCCTGGAAATGTAATAGGAGAGAAACCTTATTGA
- the LOC132036827 gene encoding uncharacterized protein LOC132036827 isoform X1 produces the protein MQVAISKHKHSKSFPYTRGFKDRVDHSVEASNQLMLDRGDTNDCSESKKKQSPKEVQSSLRQEITQLERRLQHQVTVRCSLEQALGCKSFITQTSMSKPTTEVIREIAVLELEVVRLEQYLLSLYRKAFDQQISSLSPPTRDDKLKSLTNTKIRRCLEFSKSDTIGRRENSCAQPDSKLLSNPCKETTSTTEDKVRECGVHRSRSSVTQHSVPSKREEIPGKALRACQSQPSSMMENNEKWRIESFTFIGSLQYAQNSSSNLISLAEHLGTCISDHVPETPNKLSEDMVRCMCAIYSKLADPSLANPCLSSPTSSLSSMSAFSPKDIWNPGIRKDSSFDVRLDNPFHVEGLKEFSGPYSTMLEVQCIYKDSHGLGDIEPLLQNFRSIVSRLEVIDPRKLSHAEKLAFWINIHNALVMHAFLSYGIPQKNVKRVFLLLKAAYNVGGHVVSANVIQSSILGCRMPRPGQWLRLLLSSRGKFKAGDERQAYSIEHPEPLLHFGLCSGNHSDPAVRVYTPKRVFQELEAAKEEYIRATFGVKKDQKVLLPKVVESFAKESGLCPAGVMEMIQQSLPESLRKSIKKIQQGNSHKNIEWVPHNFAFRYLIMKELLK, from the exons ATGCAAGTAGCCATTTCTAAACACAAGCATTCTAAGAG CTTCCCGTATACACGAGGATTTAAAGACCGTGTGGATCATTCAGTAGAGGCCTCTAATCAATTGATGTTG gATAGGGGTGATACAAATGACTGTAGTGAGAGCAAGAAGAAGCAGTCACCTAAGGAAGTCCAAAGTTCTTTGAGGCAAGAG ATAACACAGCTCGAGAGAAGATTACAGCACCAAGTTACAGTTCGATGTTCTCTAGAGCAAGCATTGGGATGTAAATCTTTCATCACTCAGACCTCAATGTCTAAG CCAACCACAGAAGTGATTAGAGAAATTGCAGTACTAGAGTTGGAAGTAGTGCGTCTGGAACAGTATCTTCTCTCGTTATATCGTAAAGCATTTGATCAACAGATCTCATCCTTGTCTCCTCCCACTAGAGATGATAAACTAAAATCTCTTACGAATACCAAAATAAGAAGGTgccttgaattttctaaatctGATACTATAGGGAGAAGGGAAAATTCCTGTGCTCAACCTGATAGCAAGTTGCTATCAAATCCGTGTAAAGAAACAACTAGCACAACAGAAGACAAAGTTAGAGAATGTGGGGTCCATCGAAGTCGTTCCTCAGTAACTCAGCATTCAGTTCCGTCAAAGAGAGAGGAAATACCAGGCAAAGCTTTGCGTGCTTGTCAATCTCAACCTTCATCTATGATGGAG AACAATGAGAAGTGGAGAATTGAGAGTTTTACTTTTATTGGTTCTTTGCAGTATGCGCAGAATTCTTCATCAAATTTAATCAGTTTGGCGGAGCATCTTGGCACTTGTATTTCTGATCATGTTCCAGAGACACCAAATAAGCTGTCTGAGGACATGGTAAGGTGCATGTGCGCCATATATAGCAAACTTGCTGATCCTTCACTTGCAAATCCATGTCTCTCATCGCCAACCTCATCCTTGTCATCGATGAGTGCCTTTTCTCCGAAAGACATATGGAACCCAGGAATTAGGAAAGATTCATCTTTTGATGTTCGGTTGGACAATCCTTTTCATGTGGAAGGGTTGAAGGAGTTCAGTGGACCTTACAGCACAATGCTTGAAGTACAATGTATATATAAAGATAGTCACGGACTAGGTGATATTGAACCTTTGTTGCAAAATTTCAG GTCAATTGTTTCTCGCCTAGAAGTAATAGATCCGCGAAAGTTGAGTCATGCAGAAAAACTAGCATTCTGGATTAACATACACAACGCATTGGTGATGCAT GCTTTTTTATCTTACGGGATTCCACAAAAGAATGTGAAGAGAGTTTTTCTACTCTTGAAG GCTGCCTACAATGTCGGGGGTCATGTAGTCAGCGCGAATGTGATACAGAGCTCTATCTTGGGATGTCGGATGCCTAGACCAGGACAG TGGCTTCGCTTATTACTTTCTTCTAGAGGAAAATTTAAGGCAGGCGATGAAAGACAAGCCTATTCTATTGAACATCCAGAACCCCTTCTGCACTTTGGACTCTGCTCAGGCAATCATTCAGATCCTGCG GTACGAGTCTATACACCCAAGAGAGTGTTTCAGGAGCTGGAAGCAGCAAAAGAAGAATATATTAGAGCAACTTTTGGTGTGAAGAAGGATCAGAAAGTTCTTTTGCCAAAAGTTGTCGAGTCCTTTGCTAAAGAATCTGGTCTATGTCCTGCTGGTGTGATGGAGATGATCCAGCAATCTTTACCTGAATCTCTTAGGAAAAGCATAAAGAAGATTCAGCAGGGAAATTCTCACAAGAACATTGAATGGGTTCCTCATAATTTTGCTTTTCGGTACCTAATCATGAAGGAGCTGTTGAAGTGA